A stretch of Lysinibacillus agricola DNA encodes these proteins:
- a CDS encoding CoA-acylating methylmalonate-semialdehyde dehydrogenase, whose translation MTVQQKMKTLTHFINGVETAGTSGRYSEVYNPTTGEVIAQVPLATRDEVKQAIQLAKSAFPAWKKASIGKRIEVLHRFRQLLIERQDELIEVICEESGKTKEDAKGEIVRGIESVDMAISAPQMLKGEYSVNVGGNINAFSAKAPLGVVATIAPFNFPVMVPLAITSMAVAVGNAVILKPSERVPISALYLSKLWKEAGLPDGIWTVVNGDKEAVNELLENKEIQAISFVGSTPVAEYIYQTGTKHNKRVAAFGGGKNFMIVMPDANLEQTANAFLGAAYGAASQRCMAISGAIVVGKDTEKRFTEILKEKVLKLKVGPYTDNEVDFGPVITQQSKDTILRYIDGAVEEGANLVTDGRNPEICETSKGFYLGPTLVNNVTPDMTIFKEEVFGPVRIVVGVEALQEAIDLINDHELGNGVTMFTSSGSAARKFQEEIEVGMVGINVPIPIPVGYHNFGGWKRSKFGEGHMFGPDQARFFTKAKTISERWPDETEDTTSSFAFPSNNDVNK comes from the coding sequence ATGACAGTTCAGCAAAAAATGAAAACGCTAACACATTTTATCAATGGTGTTGAAACAGCCGGTACAAGTGGTCGTTACTCGGAAGTTTATAATCCAACAACAGGAGAGGTTATTGCACAAGTTCCGTTAGCGACAAGAGATGAGGTGAAGCAGGCTATCCAGCTAGCAAAGTCAGCCTTCCCTGCATGGAAAAAGGCATCGATTGGCAAACGAATCGAGGTTTTACATCGTTTCCGTCAGCTATTAATAGAAAGACAGGATGAGCTGATTGAAGTGATTTGTGAGGAAAGTGGGAAAACGAAGGAAGATGCAAAGGGTGAAATTGTTCGTGGCATTGAATCCGTAGATATGGCAATAAGTGCCCCGCAAATGCTGAAGGGGGAATATTCGGTTAATGTAGGCGGCAATATAAATGCCTTCTCTGCAAAAGCCCCACTTGGAGTTGTTGCAACGATTGCGCCATTTAACTTCCCTGTTATGGTCCCACTTGCGATTACGAGTATGGCAGTTGCGGTAGGAAATGCCGTTATTTTAAAGCCATCTGAGCGCGTGCCAATCTCAGCATTATACTTGAGTAAATTATGGAAAGAGGCAGGACTGCCAGATGGAATTTGGACTGTCGTTAATGGTGATAAAGAGGCGGTCAATGAACTGCTAGAAAATAAAGAGATACAAGCAATTTCATTTGTTGGATCTACACCTGTTGCGGAGTATATTTACCAAACAGGGACGAAGCACAATAAACGTGTCGCTGCATTTGGTGGCGGGAAAAACTTTATGATTGTCATGCCAGATGCAAACCTAGAGCAGACAGCTAATGCCTTTTTAGGTGCAGCATATGGAGCGGCGTCCCAGCGTTGTATGGCCATTTCAGGAGCGATAGTCGTTGGAAAAGATACAGAAAAACGCTTTACAGAAATATTAAAAGAGAAAGTTTTGAAGCTAAAGGTTGGTCCATATACAGACAACGAAGTCGATTTTGGTCCAGTGATTACGCAGCAATCAAAAGATACGATTCTTCGATATATTGACGGTGCTGTTGAAGAGGGTGCAAATCTTGTAACGGACGGTCGAAATCCAGAAATATGCGAAACATCTAAAGGCTTTTACCTTGGCCCGACATTGGTGAATAATGTAACGCCCGATATGACCATTTTTAAAGAGGAGGTTTTTGGTCCTGTACGTATTGTTGTAGGTGTTGAAGCCTTACAAGAAGCTATTGATTTGATTAATGACCACGAACTTGGGAATGGTGTCACGATGTTTACGAGCAGTGGTTCGGCAGCACGTAAATTCCAGGAAGAAATTGAAGTAGGTATGGTAGGTATTAATGTTCCGATTCCAATTCCGGTTGGCTATCACAACTTTGGTGGATGGAAACGATCTAAGTTTGGTGAAGGGCATATGTTTGGACCAGACCAAGCACGATTCTTTACAAAAGCGAAAACGATTTCTGAACGCTGGCCAGATGAGACAGAGGATACGACAAGTTCATTTGCATTCCCAAGTAATAACGATGTGAATAAGTGA
- a CDS encoding aspartate aminotransferase family protein, whose translation MVQVNLKSDILKKDEQYVWHSMKPYNPQATYVVEKSNGARIVDTDGVEYIDAMAGLWCVNVGYGRKELADVAHEQMLKNAYAPLSQGHLPAVELAEKLNEMLGGDYVIFFSNSGSEANETAFKIARQYHQQKGESSRYKIVSRYRAYHGNSFGALAATGQAERKYKYEPLSPGFVHVAPPDQYREHESDTLAPTDLASVKAVDKTMTWELSETIAAMILEPIITGGGVIMPPENYLKGIEEVCKKHGALMIVDEVICGFGRTGKPFGFMNYGVKPDIITMAKGITSAYLPLSATAVKREIYEAFTGSDAYGYFRHVNTFGGSPVACAVALKNIEILQQEALFERSSEVGAATLQALQQALGNHPNVGDVRGKGLLIGIELVSDKTSKEPLPVDKVNAVIAACKEQGVIIGKNGATVAGFNNVLTLSPPLNIVQEDLDTIIKVVIDNIHKVKA comes from the coding sequence ATGGTTCAAGTAAATCTTAAAAGTGATATTTTAAAGAAAGATGAACAATACGTATGGCATTCAATGAAACCCTACAATCCACAAGCAACATATGTAGTAGAAAAATCAAATGGTGCGAGAATTGTTGATACAGATGGCGTTGAATACATCGATGCAATGGCAGGATTATGGTGTGTAAATGTAGGCTATGGACGCAAGGAATTAGCCGATGTTGCACATGAGCAGATGCTGAAAAATGCATATGCTCCTTTATCACAAGGACATTTACCAGCAGTCGAACTAGCTGAAAAGCTTAATGAAATGCTTGGTGGAGATTATGTTATTTTCTTCTCTAATAGTGGATCAGAGGCTAACGAAACTGCGTTTAAAATTGCGCGTCAGTATCATCAGCAAAAGGGAGAAAGCTCACGCTATAAAATTGTTTCCCGCTACCGTGCCTATCACGGAAATTCCTTTGGTGCATTGGCTGCGACAGGGCAGGCGGAACGAAAATATAAATATGAACCATTATCTCCTGGCTTTGTCCATGTAGCACCACCTGATCAATATCGAGAACACGAAAGTGATACACTAGCCCCAACTGATTTAGCAAGCGTCAAGGCTGTTGATAAGACGATGACATGGGAGCTAAGCGAAACAATAGCTGCAATGATTTTAGAGCCGATTATTACTGGCGGGGGCGTCATCATGCCTCCGGAAAATTATTTAAAGGGCATTGAGGAAGTGTGTAAAAAACATGGAGCATTAATGATTGTAGACGAAGTAATTTGTGGCTTTGGTCGAACAGGTAAGCCATTTGGTTTTATGAACTACGGTGTAAAACCAGATATTATTACAATGGCAAAAGGGATTACAAGCGCCTATTTACCACTATCAGCTACAGCAGTAAAACGCGAAATTTATGAGGCATTCACTGGGTCTGATGCATATGGTTATTTCCGTCATGTCAATACATTTGGCGGATCACCTGTAGCATGTGCGGTCGCATTAAAAAACATTGAGATTCTTCAGCAAGAAGCATTATTTGAAAGATCTAGTGAGGTTGGAGCTGCTACTCTACAAGCACTTCAGCAAGCGTTGGGTAATCACCCGAATGTTGGGGATGTTCGAGGCAAAGGTTTATTAATTGGCATCGAGTTAGTTTCAGATAAAACGTCGAAAGAGCCTTTACCAGTAGATAAAGTAAATGCTGTTATTGCAGCATGTAAGGAGCAAGGGGTCATCATTGGGAAAAATGGGGCAACTGTTGCAGGCTTTAATAACGTATTAACATTATCTCCGCCACTTAATATCGTACAAGAAGATCTTGATACAATAATAAAAGTTGTCATTGATAATATTCATAAAGTGAAGGCATAA
- a CDS encoding FtsW/RodA/SpoVE family cell cycle protein yields MLQFNKLDKSLVISLSLLGIISCLFVHSSSTVFEQYTSSFIIKQFIYYLIGFLTMYGVAMLDIEQLKKIGWPFYWAMVLLTFGLFIAPESIARTINEAKRWYQIPVLGSFQPSEFLKFAFLIVVSKIIVAHREKYVRPTFLTDMRLLLIIAVITLPPTLAVYKQPDTGMVMLYMSMILPMIFFSGIQRKLLIIFTAIPVSIISVVVILYVKFNDFFTDKILNKLSGHQISRIYGWLQPYEYPDSSFQTRQGFSAIGTGEFTGKGYMNNNVYVVEKHTDFIFANIAEEVGFIGAAFVITLLFFVIYRIVLITVEAKDPFMTLMGAGISSLLAFQITQNIGMTIGLLPVTGMTLPFLSYGGSSLISNFMLMGIVMIIHNSYSGYMFKTTKE; encoded by the coding sequence ATGTTACAGTTCAATAAATTAGATAAAAGTTTAGTAATTAGCTTATCATTGCTCGGTATTATTAGTTGTCTTTTTGTACATTCCAGTAGTACGGTGTTTGAGCAATATACAAGCTCTTTTATTATAAAGCAGTTTATTTATTACCTGATCGGATTTTTGACTATGTATGGAGTAGCAATGCTTGATATTGAGCAACTTAAAAAAATTGGCTGGCCGTTTTATTGGGCAATGGTTTTGTTAACATTTGGCTTATTTATTGCACCGGAAAGTATAGCCCGAACTATCAATGAGGCGAAGCGTTGGTATCAAATCCCAGTGCTAGGATCATTTCAGCCATCAGAATTTTTAAAGTTCGCGTTTTTAATTGTTGTCAGCAAGATCATTGTTGCACATCGAGAGAAATATGTGCGCCCTACCTTTTTAACGGATATGCGACTTCTCTTAATAATTGCTGTTATCACTCTTCCACCGACACTTGCTGTTTACAAGCAACCTGATACGGGCATGGTAATGCTTTATATGTCGATGATTCTACCGATGATTTTCTTTTCGGGTATACAAAGAAAATTACTTATAATCTTTACAGCTATTCCTGTATCAATTATTAGTGTTGTGGTTATTCTTTATGTAAAATTCAATGATTTTTTTACAGATAAAATTTTAAATAAATTATCAGGGCATCAGATTTCACGAATTTATGGTTGGCTACAGCCTTATGAGTATCCAGATTCATCCTTTCAAACTAGGCAGGGCTTTTCGGCAATTGGTACAGGTGAGTTTACTGGGAAGGGATACATGAACAATAATGTCTATGTCGTGGAAAAGCATACAGATTTCATTTTTGCCAATATTGCTGAAGAGGTCGGGTTCATTGGAGCGGCATTTGTTATTACTCTTTTATTTTTTGTTATTTACCGTATCGTTCTCATTACAGTAGAAGCAAAGGACCCATTTATGACGCTGATGGGAGCAGGTATTTCTAGTTTATTAGCCTTCCAAATTACACAAAATATCGGTATGACAATTGGACTTTTACCTGTAACAGGTATGACATTGCCATTTTTAAGCTATGGCGGAAGTTCACTCATATCCAATTTCATGTTAATGGGCATTGTGATGATTATCCATAATTCTTATAGTGGCTACATGTTTAAAACAACAAAAGAGTAG
- a CDS encoding methyl-accepting chemotaxis protein, whose translation MHFLRYIMVKDKLLVLMIVCVLSNVLLGVFSVDYLRKMSWHASESYTEGLVPIGWLNELEESQRQLDYVVDSAGVYQEMTAILKNTEQPLGHLESLVIDKKMDHQMKKYKTLLAQHVELIDSYKQLDQNGQQQFYVQSYLPVSQQSHTLLEETQSYLVQRAKEQQQAYQKDVQFGYWLLGGVSLFVVLLVIFIGFIATKAVNIPTRQLKSLLKRAEQGDFTASASYVAQDELGEVVLSYNQMVTEVKRLLHTVSNSVHEVEEMTGKLQESSEHSSNTTLKIAKDVQSISDSTAASTTKLASNTASLEEVLNGVQVILEKVQVVENFAHKTARDAESGTEIVQANLTQIQAIKHAVEKSNKAIFNLVERAATIDQMVEVIEKITAQTNLLALNASIEAARAGEHGKGFAVVANEVRKLAEQTVHSTQTITSIVQNIHLDSNYAVQMMEGVLVATEKGVQVTGDTATSFDQILEKVHTIKPYIMEVSATVQEIANHTEKVSEDAVMLTSFSDTNAISTKHVATLTADQLTAQQQFHEYIKELHKVSKVLQIAVKRFSI comes from the coding sequence ATGCATTTTTTACGATACATAATGGTGAAAGACAAGCTACTTGTACTGATGATTGTTTGTGTACTATCGAATGTATTGCTAGGTGTTTTTAGCGTTGATTATCTACGGAAAATGTCATGGCATGCAAGTGAAAGTTATACAGAAGGACTTGTACCGATCGGATGGTTAAATGAACTAGAAGAATCACAACGACAATTAGATTATGTAGTGGATTCAGCTGGGGTTTATCAAGAAATGACAGCCATTTTAAAAAATACTGAGCAGCCTTTAGGTCATTTAGAAAGTCTAGTAATCGATAAAAAGATGGATCATCAGATGAAGAAATATAAGACCTTACTAGCACAGCATGTAGAATTGATTGATAGCTATAAGCAATTGGATCAAAATGGGCAACAACAGTTTTATGTTCAGTCTTATTTACCCGTAAGCCAGCAAAGTCATACATTATTAGAAGAAACTCAAAGCTATTTGGTTCAGAGAGCTAAGGAACAGCAACAGGCATACCAGAAAGATGTGCAATTTGGTTATTGGCTATTAGGAGGAGTGTCTTTATTTGTTGTTTTGTTAGTGATCTTTATAGGATTTATAGCAACGAAGGCAGTGAATATACCAACGCGTCAATTGAAATCACTATTAAAGCGTGCAGAGCAGGGTGATTTCACAGCGAGTGCCAGCTATGTGGCGCAGGATGAGCTTGGCGAGGTAGTATTGTCTTACAATCAAATGGTAACAGAGGTGAAAAGACTACTTCATACAGTATCAAATAGTGTACATGAGGTTGAAGAAATGACTGGGAAACTGCAGGAATCCTCTGAACATTCGTCTAACACGACGCTCAAAATTGCAAAGGATGTACAGTCCATTTCAGATTCAACTGCTGCTTCTACAACAAAATTAGCGTCCAATACAGCTTCTCTAGAGGAAGTGCTAAATGGGGTGCAAGTAATTTTAGAAAAAGTGCAGGTTGTAGAAAATTTTGCTCATAAAACTGCACGTGATGCAGAAAGTGGTACGGAAATTGTACAGGCAAACTTAACACAAATACAGGCTATTAAGCATGCAGTCGAAAAATCGAATAAAGCCATTTTTAATCTTGTAGAGAGAGCAGCTACAATCGATCAAATGGTAGAGGTGATTGAAAAAATTACCGCCCAAACAAACCTCCTAGCTTTAAATGCATCCATAGAGGCCGCTAGAGCAGGGGAGCATGGTAAAGGATTTGCGGTTGTGGCCAATGAGGTACGTAAGCTTGCAGAGCAGACAGTTCATTCAACGCAAACGATTACGTCCATTGTACAAAACATTCATTTAGATTCTAACTATGCTGTACAAATGATGGAGGGTGTATTAGTCGCAACTGAAAAAGGTGTTCAAGTAACAGGGGATACGGCAACAAGCTTTGATCAGATTTTAGAAAAAGTACATACAATTAAGCCATATATAATGGAAGTATCTGCAACCGTTCAAGAGATTGCAAATCATACGGAAAAAGTTAGTGAAGATGCGGTAATGTTAACGTCATTTTCTGATACGAATGCAATATCAACTAAACATGTAGCTACTTTAACAGCCGACCAATTAACTGCGCAGCAACAATTCCATGAGTATATTAAAGAGTTACATAAGGTTTCAAAAGTTTTACAAATAGCCGTAAAGCGTTTCTCAATTTAA
- a CDS encoding L-threonine 3-dehydrogenase, with protein MKKIMVTGALGQIGSELVEKLRSIYGEDNILATDIRKLEYTKGPFEILDVTDGQRMHELAKDFGADTMMHLAALLSATAEKNPLLAWNLNMGGLMNALEVSRELNLQFFTPSSIGAFGPSTPKDNTPQDTLQRPTTMYGVNKVAGELLCDYYFDRFGVDTRGVRFPGLISYVTPPGGGTTDYAVEIFYEAIKQGKYTSYIQEGTYMDMMYMPDALQAIVDVMEADSSKLIHRNAFNITAMSFEPSEIAAEIKKHLPHFRMDYNVDPVRQTIADSWPNSLNIEAAQKEWGFKAQYDLAKMTVDMLEKN; from the coding sequence ATGAAAAAGATAATGGTTACAGGAGCACTAGGTCAAATAGGTTCTGAGCTTGTAGAAAAACTCAGAAGTATTTATGGAGAGGACAATATATTAGCGACAGATATTCGAAAGCTTGAATATACTAAGGGTCCATTTGAAATATTGGACGTGACGGATGGACAAAGAATGCATGAATTAGCGAAGGATTTTGGTGCAGACACAATGATGCATTTAGCTGCGTTATTATCAGCAACAGCGGAAAAAAATCCGTTACTAGCGTGGAATTTAAATATGGGTGGTTTAATGAATGCGTTAGAGGTTTCACGTGAGTTAAACTTGCAATTTTTCACACCGAGCTCAATAGGCGCGTTCGGCCCATCGACACCGAAGGATAATACGCCACAGGATACATTACAACGTCCAACAACTATGTATGGGGTAAATAAAGTGGCTGGTGAGCTATTATGTGATTATTATTTCGATCGTTTTGGCGTAGATACTCGTGGTGTACGTTTCCCAGGGTTAATTTCATACGTAACGCCTCCAGGAGGTGGTACGACAGACTATGCAGTAGAGATTTTCTACGAGGCGATTAAGCAAGGTAAGTATACATCTTATATTCAAGAAGGCACCTACATGGATATGATGTACATGCCAGATGCATTGCAAGCTATTGTAGATGTAATGGAAGCGGATAGTAGTAAACTAATTCATCGCAATGCCTTTAATATTACTGCAATGAGTTTCGAACCATCTGAAATTGCGGCGGAAATTAAAAAGCATTTGCCACATTTCCGTATGGATTACAATGTAGATCCTGTGCGTCAGACGATAGCAGATAGTTGGCCAAATTCTTTAAATATAGAAGCAGCACAGAAAGAATGGGGCTTTAAAGCACAGTATGACTTAGCCAAAATGACAGTTGATATGCTAGAAAAAAATTAA
- a CDS encoding serine hydrolase domain-containing protein has product MGLDECINEDFSGVISVTQNGKNVYRKAFGYADLPNKVSNEIDTKFATASAGKVFVAIAILQLIEQRQLSFDSCIGDILNFDLKNIDPQITIRQLLNHTSGIPDYFDESVMEDYDELWIDYPNYKIRTSSDIIPLFIDKPMMYPTGDRFQYNNTGFVVLGLIVEAITGSSFDVYLNEHVFIPCGMLNTGYYELDRLPAQCANGYVYDDSMQEFYTNIYSVDVKGTGAGGAFTTVIDVEKFWASLMKGQLISKAMLKEMLTPQVKEECYGYGIWLDKKEGGTFDYHFEGCDPGISFYSSYDKQQDLLITLVSNFGCNVWKVFRDIKDLIKR; this is encoded by the coding sequence ATGGGGCTTGATGAATGTATAAACGAAGATTTTAGTGGGGTCATATCAGTCACTCAAAATGGTAAAAATGTATACCGTAAAGCCTTTGGATACGCAGATTTACCAAATAAAGTATCAAATGAGATTGATACAAAGTTTGCAACAGCCTCAGCAGGAAAAGTATTTGTTGCCATAGCCATTTTGCAATTGATTGAACAAAGGCAATTATCTTTTGATAGTTGTATCGGGGACATCTTGAATTTTGATTTAAAGAATATTGATCCTCAAATCACCATCAGGCAGTTGCTTAATCATACATCGGGAATACCCGATTATTTTGATGAGTCTGTCATGGAAGATTATGACGAACTATGGATAGATTACCCCAATTATAAAATTCGCACATCATCGGATATCATTCCATTATTTATAGATAAGCCGATGATGTATCCTACAGGAGATAGATTTCAATACAATAATACAGGATTTGTTGTTCTTGGTCTTATTGTTGAGGCCATTACTGGCTCTTCATTTGATGTGTATCTTAATGAACATGTTTTTATTCCTTGCGGTATGTTGAATACGGGGTATTATGAGCTGGACAGATTGCCTGCTCAATGTGCAAACGGGTATGTATATGATGACAGTATGCAAGAGTTTTATACTAATATTTACAGTGTAGACGTAAAAGGAACAGGAGCAGGTGGGGCATTTACTACTGTAATCGATGTTGAAAAGTTTTGGGCCAGTCTGATGAAGGGTCAATTGATATCGAAGGCAATGTTAAAAGAAATGTTAACTCCTCAAGTGAAAGAAGAGTGCTATGGGTATGGGATTTGGCTGGATAAAAAAGAAGGTGGCACGTTTGATTACCACTTTGAAGGCTGCGATCCTGGTATAAGTTTTTATAGTTCGTACGACAAACAACAAGATTTGCTTATCACATTGGTAAGCAATTTTGGGTGTAACGTATGGAAGGTTTTCAGAGATATCAAAGATTTGATCAAACGGTAA